Proteins from one Ficedula albicollis isolate OC2 chromosome 3, FicAlb1.5, whole genome shotgun sequence genomic window:
- the MANEA gene encoding glycoprotein endo-alpha-1,2-mannosidase isoform X1, translating into MARFRRRTCIILLLFILFICSIMMALKTLRPDRAGFGDPFGLGLLPELQQRTVLLDSKQNSLNRAQGDTVTRVSNLHSIAVNTMKASMSSVKKLEEELSSPNYNFHIFYYTWYGNPQFDGKYIHWNHPLLQHWDPKIANNYPKGRHNPPEDIGANFYPELGSYSSKDPTVIEAHMKQMRSASTGVIVLSWYPPGMADENGEPTDDLVPVVLDYAHKYNLKVTFHIEPYKDRDDRSMYHNVKYIIDKYGSHPAFYRHKTSTGRLFPMFYVYDSYVTIPEIWANLLTVSGSQSIRNTPYDALFIALLVEERHKHDIHRSGFDGMYTYFATNGFSYGSSHHNWAGLKAFCDSNNLMFIPSVGPGYIDTSIRPWNNHNTRNRVNGKYYETAFSAALLVRPEIISITSFNEWHEGTQIEKAVPKRTGQVVYLDYKPHKPNVYLELTQKWSEKYRKEQEQWLM; encoded by the exons ATGGCAAGATTTCGCAGAAGAACATGCAtcattttgttgctttttattttgtttatttgctccATAATGATGGCTTTGAAGACCCTGAGACCTGATAGAGCTGGCTTTGGGGATCCATTTGGACTTGGTTTGTTGCCAGAGCTTCAACAACGGACCGTGCTCTTAGACAGTAAACAGAATTCGCTAAATAGGGCTCAAGGAGATACTGTAACACGTGTCAGTAATTTGCATAGTATTGCTGTCAATACTATGAAAGCATCTATGTCTTCTGTAAAAaagctggaagaggagctgtCTTCTCCTAATTACAACTTTCACATATTCTACTATACTTGGTATGGGAATCCACAGTTTGATGGTAAATATATTCACTGGAACCATCCGTTGTTGCAACATTGGGATCCCAAAATTGCAAACAATTATCCAAAGGGAAGGCATAATCCTCCTGAGGACATTGGGGCCAACTTTTATCCAGAACTTGGATCTTATAGTTCCAAAGACCCTACTGTCATAGAAGCCCACATGAAACAAATGCGTTCAGCTTCAACTG gTGTAATAGTGCTTTCATGGTACCCACCAGGTATGGCTGATGAAAATGGAGAACCAACTGATGATTTAGTGCCAGTTGTTTTGGACTATGCACACAAATATAACCTAAAG GTCACTTTTCATATCGAACCTTACAAAGACAGAGATGATCGCAGCATGTACCACAATGTCAAGTACATCATTGACAA ATATGGAAGCCATCCAGCCTTTTACAGGCATAAGACCAGCACAGGCAGACTTTTTCCCATGTTTTATGTTTATGACTCTTATGTAACAATTCCTGAAATATGGGCAAATCTATTAACTGTCTCTGGATCCCAGAGTATTCGAAATACTCCCTATGATGCATTATTCATTGCACTTCTTGTAGAAGAAAGACATAAGCATGACATTCACAGAAGTGGTTTTGATGGAATGTACACGTACTTTGCCACCAATGGCTTCTCCTACGGCTCGTCTCATCATAATTGGGCAGGTTTAAAAGCCTTTTGTGATAGTAACAACTTAATGTTTATTCCAAGTGTGGGGCCAGGTTATATTGATACCAGCATCCGACCGTGGAACAACCACAACACCCGGAACCGTGTCAATGGCAAGTACTATGAGACTGCCTTCAGTGCAGCCCTTCTGGTGCGaccagaaattatttccattacaTCTTTTAATGAATGGCACGAGGGAACTCAGATTGAAAAAGCTGTCCCTAAACGGACTGGACAGGTGGTTTACCTTGATTATAAACCCCATAAACCAAATGTTTACCTAGAGCTGACTCAGAAGTGGTCTGAGAAGTACAGAAAAGAACAAGAGCAGTGGCTTATgtga
- the MANEA gene encoding glycoprotein endo-alpha-1,2-mannosidase isoform X2: MARFRRRTCIILLLFILFICSIMMALKTLRPDRAGFGDPFGLGLLPELQQRTVLLDSKQNSLNRAQGDTVTRVSNLHSIAVNTMKASMSSVKKLEEELSSPNYNFHIFYYTWYGNPQFDGVIVLSWYPPGMADENGEPTDDLVPVVLDYAHKYNLKVTFHIEPYKDRDDRSMYHNVKYIIDKYGSHPAFYRHKTSTGRLFPMFYVYDSYVTIPEIWANLLTVSGSQSIRNTPYDALFIALLVEERHKHDIHRSGFDGMYTYFATNGFSYGSSHHNWAGLKAFCDSNNLMFIPSVGPGYIDTSIRPWNNHNTRNRVNGKYYETAFSAALLVRPEIISITSFNEWHEGTQIEKAVPKRTGQVVYLDYKPHKPNVYLELTQKWSEKYRKEQEQWLM, translated from the exons ATGGCAAGATTTCGCAGAAGAACATGCAtcattttgttgctttttattttgtttatttgctccATAATGATGGCTTTGAAGACCCTGAGACCTGATAGAGCTGGCTTTGGGGATCCATTTGGACTTGGTTTGTTGCCAGAGCTTCAACAACGGACCGTGCTCTTAGACAGTAAACAGAATTCGCTAAATAGGGCTCAAGGAGATACTGTAACACGTGTCAGTAATTTGCATAGTATTGCTGTCAATACTATGAAAGCATCTATGTCTTCTGTAAAAaagctggaagaggagctgtCTTCTCCTAATTACAACTTTCACATATTCTACTATACTTGGTATGGGAATCCACAGTTTGATG gTGTAATAGTGCTTTCATGGTACCCACCAGGTATGGCTGATGAAAATGGAGAACCAACTGATGATTTAGTGCCAGTTGTTTTGGACTATGCACACAAATATAACCTAAAG GTCACTTTTCATATCGAACCTTACAAAGACAGAGATGATCGCAGCATGTACCACAATGTCAAGTACATCATTGACAA ATATGGAAGCCATCCAGCCTTTTACAGGCATAAGACCAGCACAGGCAGACTTTTTCCCATGTTTTATGTTTATGACTCTTATGTAACAATTCCTGAAATATGGGCAAATCTATTAACTGTCTCTGGATCCCAGAGTATTCGAAATACTCCCTATGATGCATTATTCATTGCACTTCTTGTAGAAGAAAGACATAAGCATGACATTCACAGAAGTGGTTTTGATGGAATGTACACGTACTTTGCCACCAATGGCTTCTCCTACGGCTCGTCTCATCATAATTGGGCAGGTTTAAAAGCCTTTTGTGATAGTAACAACTTAATGTTTATTCCAAGTGTGGGGCCAGGTTATATTGATACCAGCATCCGACCGTGGAACAACCACAACACCCGGAACCGTGTCAATGGCAAGTACTATGAGACTGCCTTCAGTGCAGCCCTTCTGGTGCGaccagaaattatttccattacaTCTTTTAATGAATGGCACGAGGGAACTCAGATTGAAAAAGCTGTCCCTAAACGGACTGGACAGGTGGTTTACCTTGATTATAAACCCCATAAACCAAATGTTTACCTAGAGCTGACTCAGAAGTGGTCTGAGAAGTACAGAAAAGAACAAGAGCAGTGGCTTATgtga
- the MANEA gene encoding glycoprotein endo-alpha-1,2-mannosidase isoform X3 gives MARFRRRTCIILLLFILFICSIMMALKTLRPDRAGFGDPFGLGLLPELQQRTVLLDSKQNSLNRAQGDTVTRVSNLHSIAVNTMKASMSSVKKLEEELSSPNYNFHIFYYTWYGNPQFDGKYIHWNHPLLQHWDPKIANNYPKGRHNPPEDIGANFYPELGSYSSKDPTVIEAHMKQMRSASTGVIVLSWYPPGMADENGEPTDDLVPVVLDYAHKYNLKVTFHIEPYKDRDDRSMYHNVKYIIDNVGPGYIDTSIRPWNNHNTRNRVNGKYYETAFSAALLVRPEIISITSFNEWHEGTQIEKAVPKRTGQVVYLDYKPHKPNVYLELTQKWSEKYRKEQEQWLM, from the exons ATGGCAAGATTTCGCAGAAGAACATGCAtcattttgttgctttttattttgtttatttgctccATAATGATGGCTTTGAAGACCCTGAGACCTGATAGAGCTGGCTTTGGGGATCCATTTGGACTTGGTTTGTTGCCAGAGCTTCAACAACGGACCGTGCTCTTAGACAGTAAACAGAATTCGCTAAATAGGGCTCAAGGAGATACTGTAACACGTGTCAGTAATTTGCATAGTATTGCTGTCAATACTATGAAAGCATCTATGTCTTCTGTAAAAaagctggaagaggagctgtCTTCTCCTAATTACAACTTTCACATATTCTACTATACTTGGTATGGGAATCCACAGTTTGATGGTAAATATATTCACTGGAACCATCCGTTGTTGCAACATTGGGATCCCAAAATTGCAAACAATTATCCAAAGGGAAGGCATAATCCTCCTGAGGACATTGGGGCCAACTTTTATCCAGAACTTGGATCTTATAGTTCCAAAGACCCTACTGTCATAGAAGCCCACATGAAACAAATGCGTTCAGCTTCAACTG gTGTAATAGTGCTTTCATGGTACCCACCAGGTATGGCTGATGAAAATGGAGAACCAACTGATGATTTAGTGCCAGTTGTTTTGGACTATGCACACAAATATAACCTAAAG GTCACTTTTCATATCGAACCTTACAAAGACAGAGATGATCGCAGCATGTACCACAATGTCAAGTACATCATTGACAA TGTGGGGCCAGGTTATATTGATACCAGCATCCGACCGTGGAACAACCACAACACCCGGAACCGTGTCAATGGCAAGTACTATGAGACTGCCTTCAGTGCAGCCCTTCTGGTGCGaccagaaattatttccattacaTCTTTTAATGAATGGCACGAGGGAACTCAGATTGAAAAAGCTGTCCCTAAACGGACTGGACAGGTGGTTTACCTTGATTATAAACCCCATAAACCAAATGTTTACCTAGAGCTGACTCAGAAGTGGTCTGAGAAGTACAGAAAAGAACAAGAGCAGTGGCTTATgtga